A genome region from Corvus hawaiiensis isolate bCorHaw1 chromosome 4, bCorHaw1.pri.cur, whole genome shotgun sequence includes the following:
- the PUS7L gene encoding pseudouridylate synthase 7 homolog-like protein isoform X2 encodes MGGGGGGRGAPWRRLPEAVGVPASLPPSLPCSISASLYPSLPASLPPRLSAAFFVAVDSIPPPCLFPLRPSQVRRVWAGAGKAAAMLPSFSYLTEHTGFRGTIKNSPRDFAVTELEVPELFLRDARPELLQKTSEAPPGQSSPCPRQHKKRRTEPPGPGAPGCPRDAAPGPPGRSPSRAGGGCAASPGETEREGEPELQSGLGEAPVLESLLDKPVSELLNKFACDLKDAWGLENSADAGTREFSLGRRLDKKIRADLHSAVRQKFPFLVTVTKDNEMIVKGNPDYRELCQLVTEKEASDFFKFLDAKIENSTFSFEPDGNKEHRKIVHHFINRKFGKLLETKSFTVTNVNDQPNMSIMVRFREKKWSRKRSAGGFQEKQDVYTAFTLQKENLETLEAIGLLAAELDVLPSDFSYTGIKDKKAITLQPMVVKKVTPERLKEIGNKMEKKGMRIYNIRSAYQHLRLGQLKGNHFDIVVRDLQNHSHDSSADLKDRISEAMENVETKGFVNYYGPQRFGQGQIVQTDQIGLALLNENMVKAVKLFFTPEDTDDPVNNAKRYFLQTEDAKGTLVMLPEFKVREKMLLRALNRYGVNHEGCTKGWLNIPHSLRIFYVHAYCSKIWNEAASYRLKTYGSKVVEGDLVFVEENDESISLNDKVVLPMVGHSIKYPSNKVGQWYHERLSKDELELCKFRVSPLQLNIPGCYRLILKNVQNLSYFLEGSEKETKIEDNHLNDLKVSLHISFDLDPSCYATVCLREIMKCDF; translated from the exons atgggaggaggaggaggaggtcgtggcgccccctggcggcggcTTCCGGAGGCTGTGGGGGTTCCCGCTTCcctgcctccatccctgccttgctccatCTCTGCGTCCCTGtatccatccctgcctgccagcCTCCCTCCCCGGCTTTCAGCAGCCTTTTTTGTAGCAGTTGATTCTATTCCGCCCCCCTGCCTTTTTCCTCTCCGCCCGTCGCAGGTGCGGCGGGTCTGGGCGGGAGCGGGGAAGGCCGCCGCCATGCTGCCCTCCTTCAGTTACCTGACCGAGCACACCGGCTTCCGCGGCACTATCAAAAACTCTCCGAGGGACTTCGCAGTGACTGAGCTCGAGGTGCCCGAACTCTTTCTTAGGGACGCCCGCCCTGAATTGCTCCAGAAGACCAGTGAAGCGCCGCCGGGGCAGAGCAGCCCGTGCCCGAGGCAGCACAAAAAGCGGAGGACGGAGCCCCCCGGGCCGGGTGCCCCTGGGTGCCCCCGCGATGCCGCCCCCGGGCCCCCGGGGCGCAGCCCAAGCCGGGCGGGAGGCGGCTGTGCCGCATCCCCTGGCGAAACTGAGCGTGAAGGAGAACCCGAGCTGCAGTCCGGCCTCGGGGAAGCCCCTGTGTTGGAGTCCTTACTCGACAAGCCCGTGAGCGAGCTGCTCAACAAATTTGCCTGTGATCTGAAGGATGCGTGGGGCTTGGAAAACAGTGCGGACGCTGGTACTAGGGAATTCTCGCTAGGACGTAGGCTGGACAAGAAAATTCGAGCTGATTTACACAGTGCCGTTAGGCAGAAATTCCCCTTTCTAGTCACTGTTACAAAAGACAATGAAATGATTGTAAAAGGAAATCCTGATTACAGAGAACTTTGTCAATTAGTGACTGAAAAGGAAGCAAgtgatttctttaaatttttagaTGCAAAGATAGAAAATTCTACATTTTCCTTTGAGCCTGATGGAAacaaagagcacagaaaaataGTTCATCACTTTATTAATAGAAAATTTGGAAagcttttagaaacaaaatcttttaCTGTGACAAATGTCAATGATCAGCCAAATATGTCAATAATGGTACGTTTTCGAGAAAAAAAATGGTCCAGAAAAAGGTCTGCTGGTGGTTTTCAGGAGAAGCAAGATGTTTATACAG ctttcacccttcagaaagaaaatctaGAAACGCTAGAAGCAATCGGCTTGTTGGCAGCTGAACTTGATGTGCTTCCTTCAGACTTCAGTTACACTGGCATCAAAGATAAGAAGGCTATCACTTTGCAACCGATGGTTGTGAAGAAGGTGACTCCTGAGAG GTTGAAAGAAATtggaaacaaaatggaaaaaaagggcatGAGAATATACAACATCCGTTCAGCGTACCAGCACCTCAGACTTGGTCAGCTGAAGGGCAATCACTTTGACATAGTTGTGAGAGATCTCCAAAACCACAGTCATGACTCTTCTGCAGATTTGAAGGACAGAATATCTGAAGCAATGGAAAATGTTGAG ACAAAAGGTTTTGTAAATTACTACGGACCTCAGCGGTTTGGACAAGGACAAATTGTTCAGACAGATCAAATAGGATTGGCTTTACTGAATGAAAATATG GTGAAagctgtgaaattatttttcacaccCGAAGATACTGATGATCCTGTAAACAATGCAAAAAGATACTTTCTTCAAACTG AAGATGCAAAGGGCACACTTGTGATGCTGCCAGAATTTAAAGTAAGAGAGAAGATGCTGCTACGAGCTTTAAATCGCTATGGTGTAAATCATGAAGGTTGTACCAAAGGATGGCTCAACATTCCTCATTCCTTGCGCATATTCTATGTCCATGCTTATTGCAGTAAAATTTGGAATGAAGCAGCATCATATAGGCTGAAGACTTATGGCTCAAAAGTGGTTGAGGGTGATCTTGTTTTCGTGGAAGAAAATGATGAAAGCATTTCCCTAAATGACAAG GTGGTTCTTCCAATGGTGGGACATAGTATCAAGTATCCGAGTAATAAAGTTGGACAATGGTACCATGAAAGACTTTCTAAGGATGAGCTGGAGTTGTGCAAATTCAGAGTTTCTCCATTACAGCTGAATATACCTGGATGCTACAGactcattttgaaaaatgttcaGAATCTCTCATATTTTTTGGAAGGTAGTGAAAAAGAGACCAAAATTGAGGACAACCATCTGAATGATTTGAAAGTCTCTCTTCATATATCATTTGACCTTGATCCTTCATGTTATGCAACAGTCTGTCTGAGAGAAATAATGAAATGTGACTTTTAA
- the PUS7L gene encoding pseudouridylate synthase 7 homolog-like protein isoform X1, translating into MGGGGGGRGAPWRRLPEAVGVPASLPPSLPCSISASLYPSLPASLPPRLSAAFFVAVDSIPPPCLFPLRPSQVRRVWAGAGKAAAMLPSFSYLTEHTGFRGTIKNSPRDFAVTELEVPELFLRDARPELLQKTSEAPPGQSSPCPRQHKKRRTEPPGPGAPGCPRDAAPGPPGRSPSRAGGGCAASPGETEREGEPELQSGLGEAPVLESLLDKPVSELLNKFACDLKDAWGLENSADAGTREFSLGRRLDKKIRADLHSAVRQKFPFLVTVTKDNEMIVKGNPDYRELCQLVTEKEASDFFKFLDAKIENSTFSFEPDGNKEHRKIVHHFINRKFGKLLETKSFTVTNVNDQPNMSIMVRFREKKWSRKRSAGGFQEKQDVYTAFTLQKENLETLEAIGLLAAELDVLPSDFSYTGIKDKKAITLQPMVVKKVTPERLKEIGNKMEKKGMRIYNIRSAYQHLRLGQLKGNHFDIVVRDLQNHSHDSSADLKDRISEAMENVETKGFVNYYGPQRFGQGQIVQTDQIGLALLNENMVKAVKLFFTPEDTDDPVNNAKRYFLQTEDAKGTLVMLPEFKVREKMLLRALNRYGVNHEGCTKGWLNIPHSLRIFYVHAYCSKIWNEAASYRLKTYGSKVVEGDLVFVEENDESISLNDKVHVVTASEESANKYSIYQVVLPMVGHSIKYPSNKVGQWYHERLSKDELELCKFRVSPLQLNIPGCYRLILKNVQNLSYFLEGSEKETKIEDNHLNDLKVSLHISFDLDPSCYATVCLREIMKCDF; encoded by the exons atgggaggaggaggaggaggtcgtggcgccccctggcggcggcTTCCGGAGGCTGTGGGGGTTCCCGCTTCcctgcctccatccctgccttgctccatCTCTGCGTCCCTGtatccatccctgcctgccagcCTCCCTCCCCGGCTTTCAGCAGCCTTTTTTGTAGCAGTTGATTCTATTCCGCCCCCCTGCCTTTTTCCTCTCCGCCCGTCGCAGGTGCGGCGGGTCTGGGCGGGAGCGGGGAAGGCCGCCGCCATGCTGCCCTCCTTCAGTTACCTGACCGAGCACACCGGCTTCCGCGGCACTATCAAAAACTCTCCGAGGGACTTCGCAGTGACTGAGCTCGAGGTGCCCGAACTCTTTCTTAGGGACGCCCGCCCTGAATTGCTCCAGAAGACCAGTGAAGCGCCGCCGGGGCAGAGCAGCCCGTGCCCGAGGCAGCACAAAAAGCGGAGGACGGAGCCCCCCGGGCCGGGTGCCCCTGGGTGCCCCCGCGATGCCGCCCCCGGGCCCCCGGGGCGCAGCCCAAGCCGGGCGGGAGGCGGCTGTGCCGCATCCCCTGGCGAAACTGAGCGTGAAGGAGAACCCGAGCTGCAGTCCGGCCTCGGGGAAGCCCCTGTGTTGGAGTCCTTACTCGACAAGCCCGTGAGCGAGCTGCTCAACAAATTTGCCTGTGATCTGAAGGATGCGTGGGGCTTGGAAAACAGTGCGGACGCTGGTACTAGGGAATTCTCGCTAGGACGTAGGCTGGACAAGAAAATTCGAGCTGATTTACACAGTGCCGTTAGGCAGAAATTCCCCTTTCTAGTCACTGTTACAAAAGACAATGAAATGATTGTAAAAGGAAATCCTGATTACAGAGAACTTTGTCAATTAGTGACTGAAAAGGAAGCAAgtgatttctttaaatttttagaTGCAAAGATAGAAAATTCTACATTTTCCTTTGAGCCTGATGGAAacaaagagcacagaaaaataGTTCATCACTTTATTAATAGAAAATTTGGAAagcttttagaaacaaaatcttttaCTGTGACAAATGTCAATGATCAGCCAAATATGTCAATAATGGTACGTTTTCGAGAAAAAAAATGGTCCAGAAAAAGGTCTGCTGGTGGTTTTCAGGAGAAGCAAGATGTTTATACAG ctttcacccttcagaaagaaaatctaGAAACGCTAGAAGCAATCGGCTTGTTGGCAGCTGAACTTGATGTGCTTCCTTCAGACTTCAGTTACACTGGCATCAAAGATAAGAAGGCTATCACTTTGCAACCGATGGTTGTGAAGAAGGTGACTCCTGAGAG GTTGAAAGAAATtggaaacaaaatggaaaaaaagggcatGAGAATATACAACATCCGTTCAGCGTACCAGCACCTCAGACTTGGTCAGCTGAAGGGCAATCACTTTGACATAGTTGTGAGAGATCTCCAAAACCACAGTCATGACTCTTCTGCAGATTTGAAGGACAGAATATCTGAAGCAATGGAAAATGTTGAG ACAAAAGGTTTTGTAAATTACTACGGACCTCAGCGGTTTGGACAAGGACAAATTGTTCAGACAGATCAAATAGGATTGGCTTTACTGAATGAAAATATG GTGAAagctgtgaaattatttttcacaccCGAAGATACTGATGATCCTGTAAACAATGCAAAAAGATACTTTCTTCAAACTG AAGATGCAAAGGGCACACTTGTGATGCTGCCAGAATTTAAAGTAAGAGAGAAGATGCTGCTACGAGCTTTAAATCGCTATGGTGTAAATCATGAAGGTTGTACCAAAGGATGGCTCAACATTCCTCATTCCTTGCGCATATTCTATGTCCATGCTTATTGCAGTAAAATTTGGAATGAAGCAGCATCATATAGGCTGAAGACTTATGGCTCAAAAGTGGTTGAGGGTGATCTTGTTTTCGTGGAAGAAAATGATGAAAGCATTTCCCTAAATGACAAG GTCCACGTAGTCACTGCTTCAGAAGAATCAGCTAACAAATATTCTATATACCAA GTGGTTCTTCCAATGGTGGGACATAGTATCAAGTATCCGAGTAATAAAGTTGGACAATGGTACCATGAAAGACTTTCTAAGGATGAGCTGGAGTTGTGCAAATTCAGAGTTTCTCCATTACAGCTGAATATACCTGGATGCTACAGactcattttgaaaaatgttcaGAATCTCTCATATTTTTTGGAAGGTAGTGAAAAAGAGACCAAAATTGAGGACAACCATCTGAATGATTTGAAAGTCTCTCTTCATATATCATTTGACCTTGATCCTTCATGTTATGCAACAGTCTGTCTGAGAGAAATAATGAAATGTGACTTTTAA
- the PUS7L gene encoding pseudouridylate synthase 7 homolog-like protein isoform X3: MGGGGGGRGAPWRRLPEAVGVPASLPPSLPCSISASLYPSLPASLPPRLSAAFFVAVDSIPPPCLFPLRPSQVRRVWAGAGKAAAMLPSFSYLTEHTGFRGTIKNSPRDFAVTELEVPELFLRDARPELLQKTSEAPPGQSSPCPRQHKKRRTEPPGPGAPGCPRDAAPGPPGRSPSRAGGGCAASPGETEREGEPELQSGLGEAPVLESLLDKPVSELLNKFACDLKDAWGLENSADAGTREFSLGRRLDKKIRADLHSAVRQKFPFLVTVTKDNEMIVKGNPDYRELCQLVTEKEASDFFKFLDAKIENSTFSFEPDGNKEHRKIVHHFINRKFGKLLETKSFTVTNVNDQPNMSIMVRFREKKWSRKRSAGGFQEKQDVYTAFTLQKENLETLEAIGLLAAELDVLPSDFSYTGIKDKKAITLQPMVVKKVTPERLKEIGNKMEKKGMRIYNIRSAYQHLRLGQLKGNHFDIVVRDLQNHSHDSSADLKDRISEAMENVEVKAVKLFFTPEDTDDPVNNAKRYFLQTEDAKGTLVMLPEFKVREKMLLRALNRYGVNHEGCTKGWLNIPHSLRIFYVHAYCSKIWNEAASYRLKTYGSKVVEGDLVFVEENDESISLNDKVHVVTASEESANKYSIYQVVLPMVGHSIKYPSNKVGQWYHERLSKDELELCKFRVSPLQLNIPGCYRLILKNVQNLSYFLEGSEKETKIEDNHLNDLKVSLHISFDLDPSCYATVCLREIMKCDF; encoded by the exons atgggaggaggaggaggaggtcgtggcgccccctggcggcggcTTCCGGAGGCTGTGGGGGTTCCCGCTTCcctgcctccatccctgccttgctccatCTCTGCGTCCCTGtatccatccctgcctgccagcCTCCCTCCCCGGCTTTCAGCAGCCTTTTTTGTAGCAGTTGATTCTATTCCGCCCCCCTGCCTTTTTCCTCTCCGCCCGTCGCAGGTGCGGCGGGTCTGGGCGGGAGCGGGGAAGGCCGCCGCCATGCTGCCCTCCTTCAGTTACCTGACCGAGCACACCGGCTTCCGCGGCACTATCAAAAACTCTCCGAGGGACTTCGCAGTGACTGAGCTCGAGGTGCCCGAACTCTTTCTTAGGGACGCCCGCCCTGAATTGCTCCAGAAGACCAGTGAAGCGCCGCCGGGGCAGAGCAGCCCGTGCCCGAGGCAGCACAAAAAGCGGAGGACGGAGCCCCCCGGGCCGGGTGCCCCTGGGTGCCCCCGCGATGCCGCCCCCGGGCCCCCGGGGCGCAGCCCAAGCCGGGCGGGAGGCGGCTGTGCCGCATCCCCTGGCGAAACTGAGCGTGAAGGAGAACCCGAGCTGCAGTCCGGCCTCGGGGAAGCCCCTGTGTTGGAGTCCTTACTCGACAAGCCCGTGAGCGAGCTGCTCAACAAATTTGCCTGTGATCTGAAGGATGCGTGGGGCTTGGAAAACAGTGCGGACGCTGGTACTAGGGAATTCTCGCTAGGACGTAGGCTGGACAAGAAAATTCGAGCTGATTTACACAGTGCCGTTAGGCAGAAATTCCCCTTTCTAGTCACTGTTACAAAAGACAATGAAATGATTGTAAAAGGAAATCCTGATTACAGAGAACTTTGTCAATTAGTGACTGAAAAGGAAGCAAgtgatttctttaaatttttagaTGCAAAGATAGAAAATTCTACATTTTCCTTTGAGCCTGATGGAAacaaagagcacagaaaaataGTTCATCACTTTATTAATAGAAAATTTGGAAagcttttagaaacaaaatcttttaCTGTGACAAATGTCAATGATCAGCCAAATATGTCAATAATGGTACGTTTTCGAGAAAAAAAATGGTCCAGAAAAAGGTCTGCTGGTGGTTTTCAGGAGAAGCAAGATGTTTATACAG ctttcacccttcagaaagaaaatctaGAAACGCTAGAAGCAATCGGCTTGTTGGCAGCTGAACTTGATGTGCTTCCTTCAGACTTCAGTTACACTGGCATCAAAGATAAGAAGGCTATCACTTTGCAACCGATGGTTGTGAAGAAGGTGACTCCTGAGAG GTTGAAAGAAATtggaaacaaaatggaaaaaaagggcatGAGAATATACAACATCCGTTCAGCGTACCAGCACCTCAGACTTGGTCAGCTGAAGGGCAATCACTTTGACATAGTTGTGAGAGATCTCCAAAACCACAGTCATGACTCTTCTGCAGATTTGAAGGACAGAATATCTGAAGCAATGGAAAATGTTGAG GTGAAagctgtgaaattatttttcacaccCGAAGATACTGATGATCCTGTAAACAATGCAAAAAGATACTTTCTTCAAACTG AAGATGCAAAGGGCACACTTGTGATGCTGCCAGAATTTAAAGTAAGAGAGAAGATGCTGCTACGAGCTTTAAATCGCTATGGTGTAAATCATGAAGGTTGTACCAAAGGATGGCTCAACATTCCTCATTCCTTGCGCATATTCTATGTCCATGCTTATTGCAGTAAAATTTGGAATGAAGCAGCATCATATAGGCTGAAGACTTATGGCTCAAAAGTGGTTGAGGGTGATCTTGTTTTCGTGGAAGAAAATGATGAAAGCATTTCCCTAAATGACAAG GTCCACGTAGTCACTGCTTCAGAAGAATCAGCTAACAAATATTCTATATACCAA GTGGTTCTTCCAATGGTGGGACATAGTATCAAGTATCCGAGTAATAAAGTTGGACAATGGTACCATGAAAGACTTTCTAAGGATGAGCTGGAGTTGTGCAAATTCAGAGTTTCTCCATTACAGCTGAATATACCTGGATGCTACAGactcattttgaaaaatgttcaGAATCTCTCATATTTTTTGGAAGGTAGTGAAAAAGAGACCAAAATTGAGGACAACCATCTGAATGATTTGAAAGTCTCTCTTCATATATCATTTGACCTTGATCCTTCATGTTATGCAACAGTCTGTCTGAGAGAAATAATGAAATGTGACTTTTAA